From Panicum hallii strain FIL2 chromosome 2, PHallii_v3.1, whole genome shotgun sequence, a single genomic window includes:
- the LOC112882299 gene encoding uncharacterized protein LOC112882299, whose amino-acid sequence MGSEGPSVVTVHVTGFKKFHGVAENPTEKIVTNLKSFMEKRGLPKNLVLSSCTVLETAGQGALGTLHKVLESAITDRENGSSAQGQVIWIHFGVNSGATRFALENQAVNEATFRCPDELGWKPQRVPIVPSDGSISRTRETTLPVNELTKSLRKIGYDVVPSDDAGRFVCNYVYYHSLRFAEQHGIKSLFVHVPLFLTIDEEVQMHFVASLLELLACSN is encoded by the exons ATGGGATCAGAAGGACCTTCAGTTGTGACTGTCCATGTTACTGGATTTAAGAAGTTTCATGGGGTTGCTGAGAACCCAACTGAGAAAATTGTGACCAATCTTAAGTCTTTTATGGAAAAGAGAGGGTTGCCAAAAAATCTTGTGCTCAGCAGCTGCACAGTTCTTGAAACAGCAGGGCAGGGTGCACTTGGCACATTACATAAAGTTTTAGAATCTGCTATCACAGACAGAGAGAACGGGTCGTCGGCGCAGGGACAAGTAATCTGG ATCCACTTTGGGGTCAACAGTGGCGCAACAAGGTTTGCACTTGAGAACCAAGCTGTTAATGAAGCCACCTTCCGTTGTCCAGATGAGCTAGGATGGAAACCTCAG CGGGTCCCAATTGTTCCATCTGATGGAAGCATCTCGCGGACAAGAGAG ACTACGCTCCCAGTGAACGAATTAACCAAGTCACTCCGGAAGATAGGCTATGACGTGGTGCCTTCGGATGACGCTGGCCGATTCGTGTGCAACTACGTGTACTACCACTCTCTTCGGTTTGCAGAGCAACATGGCATCAAATCGCTGTTCGTGCATGTGCCACTCTTCTTGACGATCGACGAGGAGGTCCAGATGCACTTTGTTGCTTCC